From the genome of Gallus gallus isolate bGalGal1 chromosome 4, bGalGal1.mat.broiler.GRCg7b, whole genome shotgun sequence:
GAGCTGTGCGCTCCTCTCCGAGctctgcaccccacagcaccaccaccaTCCCACAGGAcgggctcagctctgccccaggACACCACGAGATCCAGAGGTGCTCTGCTCCGCAGCTCTCCTAccccagcagtgcaggcagacAGCCACGCTCCTCTGTCCCATACAGCCACGTCTATGAGTCCAATAACACAGAGAAAACCTGCCAGACCACTGAACACCCTCATTAACGTTCTCATTGGTAACGGCGTCCCATACAGAAGAGCAGCAAGGAGAGGTTTCTGGACCCCACACCACCTAAAGctgagccagcagagctgggcgagcagcgcagcccccagcacagctgcgGGCTTTAGGACCCTGCGGGCAGCTCTGTGAGTCTGCGCCATGCACGGCTGCAGCACAACTCCAGCAGAGCCGAGCAGCGCCGCAACAAAGCCGGGGGGCACAGCgggcacacagctctgcacctCACAGCACGCAGGGAAGGCTTTCCTCCAGCTGAAAGCAAACTGCCAGGACTGCCAGCGATGCAGCACAGCACCGTGGAGCAGAGGACACCGCAGCCCAGCAGGGACAGGTCAGTGCTCTCCGCtcaccccctccctccccccatcaCTGCAGCACGAGCCCACCCGCCCCATTGGGCTCCCACTGCCCCAGAcacactgagcacagctgtgagtgcgtgcctgctctgcttccctgctgcaAGCTCTGCAACGGCCACCGCTGTTCATtgcttctgttctgtgctgcactgGGACGGTGCTGCCCGCCAAGGGAAGCTCAGcttccagcccagcagctcctgcagcctcccttCTGCTTAGAATAGCAGGAGCAGAAACAATAAACACTGAACTGCTGACAGCCCCCCCCAGTAGCTCCAAAGGAACCTCTGAGTGCCTCACGGTAATTTGGCAGGGAGCCTCCCTGGGAAGGAGGTCGCAGCCACCGCCTCACGTCAGAGAGctgagggaggagagagagaaagaaatctgcCCAAGGTCACACGGAAAGACCTTGGCAGCATCTTcagtaaaggaaaacacagcactgcGTCCAGTGCTAAGGGCAGTCCTCCCTGCTGGAGGCTGAGGGCAGAGAGCTGCACCGTGCTGAATGCAGACAGGCGATGGCTCACAGAGCTGTAGGGGCTGCGAGGGACCTCTGGGGCTCCCCCAGTCCCACCCCCAGCCCGttccccacagcagctgcacacaaAGCATCCCGGTGGGTTTGGGTCTCTCCaggaaggagaccccacagcccctgtgctctgtgccagggctgtgccccctcacagcacagcacagcacagcacagcagttgtTCCTCACGGCCGCACGGAGCTCCCcgggctgcaggctgtgcccgctgcccctgtgctggcactgggcaccaccaagcagagcccagcccatcccctgccctgcagaTCCGCACCAGCGCCGCTCAgatcccctcagccttctctcctccagatGCACCGCCCCggggctctcagcctgtccccatcaggaggtgctccaggcccccagcagctctgcggGGGTCTGCCCTGAATTGGGGAGCCCCGCAGTGGGCGCAGTGCTGCAGATGTGTTCCCCCCACGGCAGAGCAGAGGGCCGAGCACCCcgctgccctgctggccatactTTGTGCCCGCACCGCAGGGAACCGCGGGCCTTCTGGGCCACCGGGGCGCCCTGCCGGCCGCCGGGACCCGCAGTCCCCTCCGCTCCTCCCAGCAGCGCGGCCCCCCCGCGCTGTCCCCGCAGCCGCCCCTCCCCCGCACAGCCCGGCGCTGCCCGCGTTGAACCCCACCGCGTTCCCCTCTGCCCGCTCTCGGCCCGCCCGGCGCAGCGCGGAACTTCGGGCCGTCATTCCGGCTTCGTGCCGCCGCCCACCGGGCTGAGGGCGCCCCGTCCCGCTGCTGAACCCCGCAGCCGTTACAGCCGGAAAAGACCTCCGAGCTCCCCCCGTCCACCCGCCGACACCCGCAGGGCCGGGGCTGCACCGGACCCGGAGCCGTTCTGACACCGCCCGcccccccggcgccccccgAGGCCGCCGCCCCCCCTCCCTCCGGGCGCTCATCGGCAGCGCTGAGGTCCCCCCGCGCCGCTCCGTTCCgctccgccccgcgccgcgccgggaGCGCCGCAGCTCCGTCCGATGTCCGCCCCGCCCGGAGCGGCCCTCAGTTCGGCCACCGCGGGGTGACGGAGCGGCCGCGCCCGGATCGCCCCACGGCCCGGAGCCCAACGACGCCGCCGTTCCTCCgccctttctctccttcccctcccccgcCGCCCGTACCTcagcgccgccgccccgcgccgcgcccggccccgctctgAAGGCCCACAGCCGCCGCCCGGCCGCGAAGCCCCCGCTGAGGACCCCTCGGGCTGCCCCTCCCCGCGCCTGACGGCCGGCACAGCTgacggggcggccccgcggagcGGCGCGGCTGCGGACAGCCCGGGAGCGGGAAGGCGGAAGGGCCCCGGCGGCTGCGCGCATGCGCACTGAGCAGAGTGACGCCGGCCGGGCGTGGGGGCGCCCCGCGGTGCGGGCGGCGGGACGGGAcggacgggacgggacgggacgggacggggcgCGGTCGGGCGCGGGGCGCTGCCCTgtgggggcggggccgggcggaaGGAGGAAgcgagccgggccgggccgggcgcaGCCGGTAAGAGTCCCCGCCGGGGTCCCCCGCAGCTCCGGGCGCGCTCCGCCGGGGGGTCGGGATGGGtccgccccgcggccgccgccggtCCCACGCGCACCATCCCGGAGCCGCGGCGCGCGGCAGTCCGGCAGCGAACGGCTCCGTGCCGTTCTGAGCTTCCCCGCCCGCtgcccgtcccgtcccgtcccggaGCTGCTGGGAGAACCGCGCGCTCGTTGGGGTCGGAAGGGGCTCCGAGGTCACCGCACGCGGCTGCCCACCGTCCCCGTCCGGGCCGCCGCTGACGACGAGGGGGCGCCCGGCAGCGCCGCGGGGATCGGCGCGGGGAGCCGCGCTGACGGCCGCTGTCAGCCCGACGGCCGACGGGGGCTGCGCTGCGGGTCCCGCTGCCCGGGGACGGCCGGGCCCGCCCGGACGCTGTGTGTGCGGCCGCTGTGGCTCCGTGCCGGCGGTATCGCTGAGCGCCGTGCAGCCCGCagccgggcagcagcacccGTTGGCTTCGCAGACGTGCCCAAATGCACCCAGAcgaggcccggcccggcccggccctgcgcTCAGCCGTTCGTTTCCCTGCAGCTGCCGATGCCCCGGAGGAAGGCGGTGCCggcgctgggcagcctctgcctgcAGAGTTTGGTGCAGCACATGCAGAGCGTGTGGGTGAAGGACTACAGCGAGAACTACCTGGACGAGTACAGCTTCCGCTTCGTCATGGGGCCCTTCAACGACCTGGGTGAGCCgtgggggtggaggaggaggaggaggaggaggaaggcaggcaggcaggcagtgctgtttgCTGACCCGCATTGCCCACAGCCGGCAGTTTGGTGCAGGACCTCATCCGGCTGCTGGGCGAGAGCCGCCGCCTGTCGCGTGCTGCgctgcatctgctgctgctgccccacctgcaggagctgagccTGCGGTACTGCCCCAGCCTGGTCAGCAACGCCATCGGGCAGCTCATCACCGTGCGCTGCAAGGTGAGCGGGGCTGGGCTGCGTGGCGGGGGGCGCccgctgtggggctgtgagcgGACCCAGTTGGCATTGCACGAGGCAGGGTCTGGCGGCTGCTGTGGGACATCAGGGAGGGGACGAGGAGGGCTGGCCTTCCCATCCCAGCACCGCTTGGGCACAGGGCCGTCTGCTGCACCGGGCCGTGGGGCGGCGCTGCAGCGTCCTGAGCTGTGGGCGTCGGGGGGCACCGCGGGCTCTGCTGACGCAGCTTCGTCTGTGGGCGCAGAGCCTGAGCGCGCTGGACCTGCACGGCTGCAGCCGGCTGTCGGCGGACGTGCTGGTGGACCTGGCGGAGGAGCTGCCCCTGCTGAGCCGCCTGGGGCTGGCGGAGACGCAGGCCAACGTGCAGGTGCTGGCGGCCGTGGGCTCCTCCTGCCGCCGCCTGCGGGAGCTGGACGTGTCCCGCTGCAGGAAGGTGACGCCGCGCGCCCTGCGGCACCTGGCCTACGACCCGCTGGAACGGACCCCGGGCTGCCCGGCGCTCCGCGTCCTCCTGGCGCGCGGCCTGGAGCCGGCGGGGGGCGACGCGGTGTCGGCGCTGGCCTTCGTGCTGCTGGCGCTGCCGCTGCTGGAGGTGCTCGCGCACGGCGACGTGCCGGCCGCGCTCGGCCTCCTGCACGCGGGGCGGCTCGACGGCGACGCCGACGCCGACGGCTTCCCGTCGCTGCGGGAGTTggcgcggcggcgcggcggcccTCCGCTCGCGCTGCCCCTGCGGCGCCTGGAGGAGCTGACGGAGCCCGAGCTGCCGGCCGCCCGCGCCGTCTGTCCCGACGCCGAGGAGGTGTCCGCGTGCCTCGGGGACGGCCCGACGGACGGCTGGGACGCGCTGCCGCGCTGGGGCCGCCTGGCCCGGCTGGGGCTGTCGTgtgcggggccgcggggccgggcgctgtGCGAGGCGCTGCCGCTGGCACGCGGCGTGGGCCCGCGGCTGCAGACCCTGGCGCTGCACGGCTTCCTCCTGGAGGACGAGCTCGCCCTGTGCGCGCTGCTCGGCTGCTGCCCCAACCTGCGGGACTTCAGCGCGGAGCTGCTGCCCCCGCCGCGCGGCCGCCCCGACGCCGAGCCGCCCGAGGAGCCGCCGCGGTGGGACACGGAGCTGCTGCCCCGCGGTCTGCCCCGCCTGCGGAGCTTCTCCCTGGCGCTGCCCGGCCCCGTCCCGGCGCCCCACGGGCTGCTGCTGCGCGCCACGTTGGCGTCGCTGCTGTGCCGCTCCCCGCGCCTGCAGAGCCTGCGCCTGCTCGGCATCGCGCTGCCGCTGGACTCCGTGTTCGAGACGGTGCTGACGGCGCCGGGGCCGccgctgcaggagctgcaggagctctcGCTGGTCGAGAGCCGCGTGTCGGGGCGCACCGTGCGGCTGCTGTTGGCCTCCGACGGCCGCCTGCGCCGCCTCGACGTGTCCCGCTGCCGCGATGTGCACCGCCGCGACTACGACGGCTTCCTGCAGGCCGTGCGGAAGCAGCGGCTGGACCTGGACATCGCCTGGGAGTAGCGCTCACATCGAAGCCTTTAATAAAGCACTTAACACAGCGGCCGCTCGCTCCCTCTCTGCCCCGTCCCGGCTCCTAGCGGGGGGGGGGCGCTCGGGGCCGCCCACCCTACGAGCTCAGCCCCGTCAGCCGCTCCGACTCCTCCCAAAGCTTGCGGGCCAGCCCGGCATCCCGGGCGGCCGCGGAGGGCAGCGTGAGGCTGCAATCGCTGTCGAAGTACTTCCCGGAGATGCCCGAGACCTCCTCCGACACGGCGCAGTAAATGGTGCTGACGGCCCCCTGCTCCGCCGACTGCCGGGGGGCGGTAAGGGCAGAGCGGAGGCACCGCCCCCTCatccccaccgccccccccctcctccccgcccTCTGCCCACCCGGAGCCCCATCCGCCGCCGGGGACGGCCCCGCTCACCTTGATGAAGGGGCtgatgaggaagaagaggcCGCGCACCACCAAGCTGAAGTTGCGCATGATGCCGGTGCTCACCACGCCGGGGTTCAGGCTGTTGGCGGTCACCCCTGCCCGGCGGCACCGTCACCAACTGCCCCACAGCGGGCAGATCCCCCCCGTGCCAAGCAGGAGCCCGTGGGCAGCGGGACGGCCCCAGAGAAGTGGGGCTGAGGCCACGCACCCGGCCGGGGCAGCAGGAAAGGCCCCGACCCCGCTGGTGCACTCTCGCAGGGATGCAGCCATCCCCGAGCCCGTGTCCATGGGGGTCCTGGGGCATTCCTaaagggctgcagcccctgcagccgCCCCTGTAGGCCCTGAGCCGCGGCACTGCAGTGCAGTTGGAATGGGCGGGCAGCCCTGGGGTGCTGCTGCGCCTGGGAGCCCGCAGCCAAATGCAACAGGGGCACAGCGCGGCGTGGCACAACACAGCATGGtccagcagggcacagcagggcaTAGCATAGCACGGcgtggcacagcatggcatggtgTGGCATGGCACGGCACAGCAGGGCACAGTGCAGTATGGCACGGCACAGCAGGGCAAACACAAcacggcgcggcgcggcgcggcacggcacggcacatCACCCACCCGTGCCCTGCAGGCGCTGCGCCATCTCGGCGGTGTGGAGGACGTTCATCAGTTTGGTGCTGTTGTAGATGTGGTCGAAGCTGTTGGGCCGCGCCCGCCCGGTGAGGAATCGGCAGTCAGCGGTGCCCGCGCTGTGCCGGAAGGACGAGACGGTGACGATGCGGGCGGGCGCCGACGCCTTCATCAGATCTGCGCGGAGCGGGGGATGAGAGGGGCagccccgggaccccccccggcccggcggcCCCCGCGCCCACCCCGCAGCCCTCAGCTCACCCAGCAGCAGGTTGGTGAGCAGGAACGGGCCCAGGTAGTTGGTGGCGAAGGTCCGCTCCAAACCCTCGGGCGTGAGCGCGAAGGGCAGCCCTGCAAGAGGCGCGCGGTGCCGCGGGGCCGCGGTGGGACCGcagcggggcggcggcgggcgcggggcgtACCGGTGACGCCGGCGTTGTTCACCAGCACGTCCAGACGCTTCTCCTCCCGCAGCACCTCCCGGGCGAAGGCGCGCACCGAGGCCAGCGAGCTGCTGTCCAGCAGGCGCAGCACCACGTTGGGGTTGCCGGTGGCCGCCCGGATCTCCTCCGCTGCCGCCTGGCCGCGCTCCCGGCTCCGGCACGCCAGGATGGTGCGGGCGTTCCTGCGGGCCAGGTCCATGGCCACGCACTTTCCGATCCCTGTAACGCACAGCGCGGGCGCCCACTCGCAGCCCGTGGGATCCGTGCCCTCCGGGGGGGGCAGCCCCGGCACGGGGCAGGGTGGCGGCGGGGTCCCCGTGCCGGCACTGCCGGGAGCTCAGCATCAAACCGAGGGCACCTCGGCTCGGGAGCGGCGGGTGTCGGCACGGGGCAGAAGCGGGGTGTTGAGGGGGCAGGACGGGGATGGAGCTGCCGCGGGGTGCGGGAAGGAGCCGGGGGGGCAGCTCGTTGCAGCGTGCCCGGAGCACGGGGCAGGGCGCAGCCCAGGAGCCCGCACGACGGCACGGCGCCGGCACGGCTGTGTGCGGGTGCGCCGCGTGGCAGGAACcgatgggggtgggatgggccCCAGAACGCGTGCAGCCCCGAGCACAGCGGGGCACGCCGGTGACACACACCGGCGGTAGCCCAACACGCGGCCCCGTGCTGCACCGAGGGACAGCGGTGGGAGCGGTGAGCCCAATCCGCAGCGCGCAGCTCAGGGCCGAGGCAGTGCAGGGATGGGCGGTGGCCTTGGCTGTCGGTCATTGACCTGGCAGGGGCAGAGTCCAACCGCGCGGCCGCCTGGGGTTACCGGGCACGCGGAGAGGCGGAGCGGCTCCGGGCAGCGGCACTGATGGGCACAGCTCGCCGAGCACACGGCAGGCGGTGAGCGCGGGGCAGAGCGCGGGGCAGCGGGAGCACAACGCGCACAGCCCGGGGGCCATCAGCCGCCTCTCCTGCAGCCATCAGCGCCACCGGAGCGGGGCCGGCAGCAGGAGAGCACGGCCCCACGAGCCCACGAGCCGCCCCACAGCACCACGCAGCCCCACACATCACCCACATCCTGCATCTGCCCGTCCCACGGCGCAGCACCTGATGCCCCGCGGCCCCtcgcagccccgcagccctccGGTGCCACCGAGGCCCTCTCACCGCTGTTGGCTCCGGTGACGATGACCGTCTTGCCGGTCAGGTCGGTGGGACACTTGCGTGGGTCCCAGGCACGTCTTCTTGTGGCCCAGaggagcatccccagcagcaaTGCCAGCACAAACCAGAGCGGGTGGCTGCAGAAGCTCGGCAGCTCCATGGCTGTGGCCGGGGGACAGAGTCCAGCTGAGGATGTTGGCCCAGCCCCGCAGCCGTGGCACCACGCAGTTCCTTCCTGatcccccagcagcagctccaccgctgctggagcacagagcaggggcaggcagcagcagcttggcCCCCGGACACGCAACAGAGATGGGCAGTGAGGGCAGGAGAGCAGGATGAGCAGACTGAGAGGGCTGAGCACACCTCGTCCCAGAGGACACCCCGGGCTGCTCACCCATGTGTCCGGAGCCTGCTGGAGAGGCTCCCCAAGGCTGCAGGGGGTGAGTGCCCCCTGCCCGCTCCATTCCAGCAGTGCAGACTCCACTGGAGGTTCCATCCTGGGGATGCGGGCACAGCTCTTCCCATGGACCTCTTCTGCTCCTTCTATCAGCTCCAGTGGTATTCCCCTCTAGAGGCATGCAGCGGCGATGCTTCCTGCACCGGGCATGGCCAACGCTGCCACTCTTCTCCATATACATCTCCCCTTTCCCCACTGGTGATCTCctgccccagcagagctgacccTAAGCATCACCTGGACCACTGCAGCCATAAACTGCTCCAAAGTTGGGGCACCGCTGCAGCCAGGTGCTGCCAGGGCCAccaaacagccctgcagcagtcCTGTCCCGCCGTGCTCCCCAGCATCGCTGCACAGTGAGCGCACAGTTTCACTGCAGCCCCTGCTGGTGCCATGCCTGTAGTGCccatcagcagcacacagagcccaTCAGCAGTATGCAGCACCCAGTGGCAGCATGCGGAACACATCGGCGCTGGGTAGAAGTTTCCCAGCCCCgagatgcagcactgctcagggcagcagccagcagcaggcccTGGTGGCATGGGAGCTCACATGCCATCACGGTGGTGGCctcagtgcagccagcagcaccagcgTAGCAGATGAGCCCCAAGTGATTGCTGTGAGCTCAAAGAGGGCCCTGAGGGACAGGAAAGCCACAGCAAGCACCTCGGCTTCCCCCAGCTGATCTCAGCCACCCCTGGAACTGGGGTTTGAGAAGGGTCCAGAAGCCCAGGGACAGGGGCCGATAAATAGGGGCACACACAAGTCTGGGGGATCTCTCTGCACCAAACACCCCCACCAGCAGGTCTGACACTGGGTCTGGGACTGCTGACCTCTCTGCCTctccatctcttccttctcttttttcccttgcagTTGCTGAGAGGTGAAAGGCTCACCTGGATTTCCCATGAAACCACAGAGCGGgggtggctgtggctgtgggaggGCCAACCCCCGCAGCAGATCCGATCTGCTGAGAGCTTCCACTGAAACTGATGTTTGCCTACAGACCCCAAGCATTCCTTCACCTTAATGCTATGGGGGCTGCCAAAAGCAGGGGGTTGGCAGCCGGCACCCACCGTGCCCATAGTGAGGAGCGGAGGCACCGTGATGCCCCAGGACAAGGATGGCGCAGGGTTGGCCCCGAGCAGAGGGAGCTCTCATCCCACACCGCACTCAGACCCACAGCCAGGAGGTGTTGGACTCTACTGTATTCAAGGTGTGCCATCGCTGGGGACCTGGCTGACTGTGATGGCAGGGAAGGGCACAGTGGGGCGGAGCGGCCTCAGGTCCCGTTTGGCCTCTCCCGTCTCCTCCTCCGCATCCTCTCTGCGCACAGGGAGGCAGAGCCTGTGCCCCTCGCTGCCTCCGTGCCTGATGGTGACGCCAGGTGCCAGCTGGACGGTGCCCAGTAAGGAGCCCAGCACCGGggactgggagctgctgggctgctgggcCCCCAGGATGGGCGGTAGGAGCCGTGGAGCCCCCATAGCCGCCGGCCCTCGGGGGGAGCATGAGCCACccagccccatgttctgcccAGAGGGGCCACGAGACTCCCGCCGGTGCCGGAGGGGACGTGGCTGCCGCCTGGTCTCTGTGCCCGGGTCCAACACTTCCACCTGGGGCTGGATCCAGCGCATGGGGGGCTCCAGCTGAGCGGTGCCCGGGGCGGTGCTGCGCCTATCACACGCCCTCACCTTACTGAGCGGAGATCTCCATGCCGTGATCTTCACCAGGTCGCTGCAGAAGGGAGGCTGTGGCACTTTGTGCCCATCAGCTTTTACTGCATCACTGACCTCCGCCCACACCTGTGACTTCGGGTGTTTGATGGCAGGCGGGCgccggggctgtgctgtgccggGGCTGAGCAGGGccggcagcagggctggcataGGGGAGCCGCCCGATACTCCTTCGGAGGGCTGGGGAGCATCGAGCACCTCGTCCTGAGCCAACAGTGGAGGGGGGAGGCGCTGACACACTGCCGCCCTCAGCCTCGGATGGGACAGCATCCGTGCCGGTGCCGGAGACCTGGACAGAGtacagggacagcagtggggccgggggtgcagagcacagcctcCAGCCTCCCTGGGAAAGGGCAAAGCAGGGCTGCTTAGGGCTGGGCTGTGGTGTCCCATCGGGGTCAGCTGACTGCCCCATCCTGGCCCCACACGCAAGGAGAACAGAAACCCCCGGTGCcgagggtggggggggaaagggcGCATCACCTCTCCGTGCGCTGGGGTCGGACACGCGGGCAGGACGGGCACTGCGCCCTCAGCCCAGGCGTCGTCGGCACACGGCAGGGGCTCCTCGTCCTCCCGCCACGCGCCCGCCGCCTCCGGCGCCGCGTCGCCCTCATCCCGCACCAGGAAGCGCCACGCGAccgcctgcagcagctcagccctcgCCCAGTCCACCGCGAAGGGCGCGCACTGCGGACACGGGGCCGCACGTCGGCGCTGTGACGCCCACTCGGCGCCCACAGCCCCCCACGCAGCCGCCGCGCTCGGCCCGGCCGTGCCTCCCACCTGCCGGGACAGCTCGGCCCGGAAGCAGCGCTCCGCGACGGCTCCCAGCAGCTCGGCCACGACGTCCCCTACGGCGTCGTCCCGCTCCTCGGCCGCCAGCACGGACAGCCACTGCGCCTCGCACAGCCGCCCGGGGACCGCGTCCGGGGGAGCGGCGCTGGGGGTCCGCGTTTTGTCCCCGCGCTGCCGGGGAACGGCCGCGCGCTCGCGGGAGGCCATGGCCTGCACGGGGACacggcggccgcggggctggAGGCGGCGGGACCGGGCTGCGcgcccccccggcccggcccggcccagctgccagcctccccacctcccctcgGTACCTCAGACCCTTTCGGTGCCCtccagacccccccccccggaccgccgcccgccccgctcacCCCTCCCCGCCGGACGG
Proteins encoded in this window:
- the LOC107056275 gene encoding uncharacterized protein LOC107056275 isoform X2, coding for MRTEQSDAGRAWGRPAVRAAGRDGRDGTGRDGARSGAGRCPVGAGPGGRRKRAGPGRAQPLPMPRRKAVPALGSLCLQSLVQHMQSVWVKDYSENYLDEYSFRFVMGPFNDLAGSLVQDLIRLLGESRRLSRAALHLLLLPHLQELSLRYCPSLVSNAIGQLITVRCKSLSALDLHGCSRLSADVLVDLAEELPLLSRLGLAETQANVQVLAAVGSSCRRLRELDVSRCRKVTPRALRHLAYDPLERTPGCPALRVLLARGLEPAGGDAVSALAFVLLALPLLEVLAHGDVPAALGLLHAGRLDGDADADGFPSLRELARRRGGPPLALPLRRLEELTEPELPAARAVCPDAEEVSACLGDGPTDGWDALPRWGRLARLGLSCAGPRGRALCEALPLARGVGPRLQTLALHGFLLEDELALCALLGCCPNLRDFSAELLPPPRGRPDAEPPEEPPRWDTELLPRGLPRLRSFSLALPGPVPAPHGLLLRATLASLLCRSPRLQSLRLLGIALPLDSVFETVLTAPGPPLQELQELSLVESRVSGRTVRLLLASDGRLRRLDVSRCRDVHRRDYDGFLQAVRKQRLDLDIAWE
- the LOC107056275 gene encoding uncharacterized protein LOC107056275 isoform X3, encoding MRTEQSDAGRAWGRPAVRAAGRDGRDGTGRDGARSGAGRCPVGAGPGGRRKRAGPGRAQPVRVPAGVPRSSGRAPPGGRDGSAPRPPPVPRAPSRSRGARQSGSERLRAVLSFPARCPSRPVPELLGEPRARWGRKGLRGHRTRLPTVPVRAAADDEGAPGSAAGIGAGSRADGRCQPDGRRGLRCGSRCPGTAGPARTLCVRPLWLRAGGIAERRAARSRAAAPVGFADVPKCTQTRPGPARPCAQPFVSLQLPMPRRKAVPALGSLCLQSLVQHMQSVWVKDYSENYLDEYSFRFVMGPFNDLAGSLVQDLIRLLGESRRLSRAALHLLLLPHLQELSLRYCPSLVSNAIGQLITVRCKSLSALDLHGCSRLSADVLVDLAEELPLLSRLGLAETQANVQVLAAVGSSCRRLRELDVSRCRKVTPRALRHLAYDPLERTPGCPALRVLLARGLEPAGGDAVSALAFVLLALPLLEVLAHGDVPAALGLLHAGRLDGDADADGFPSLRELARRRGGPPLALPLRRLEELTEPELPAARAVCPDAEEVSACLGDGPTDGWDALPRWGRLARLGLSCAGPRGRALCEALPLARGVGPRLQTLALHGFLLEDELALCALLGCCPNLRDFSAELLPPPRGRPDAEPPEEPPRWDTELLPRGLPRLRSFSLALPGPVPAPHGLLLRATLASLLCRSPRLQSLRLLGIALPLDSVFETVLTAPGPPLQELQELSLVESRVSGRTVRLLLASDGRLRRLDVSRCRDVHRRDYDGFLQAVRKQRLDLDIAWE
- the LOC107056275 gene encoding uncharacterized protein LOC107056275 isoform X1; this encodes MPRRKAVPALGSLCLQSLVQHMQSVWVKDYSENYLDEYSFRFVMGPFNDLAGSLVQDLIRLLGESRRLSRAALHLLLLPHLQELSLRYCPSLVSNAIGQLITVRCKSLSALDLHGCSRLSADVLVDLAEELPLLSRLGLAETQANVQVLAAVGSSCRRLRELDVSRCRKVTPRALRHLAYDPLERTPGCPALRVLLARGLEPAGGDAVSALAFVLLALPLLEVLAHGDVPAALGLLHAGRLDGDADADGFPSLRELARRRGGPPLALPLRRLEELTEPELPAARAVCPDAEEVSACLGDGPTDGWDALPRWGRLARLGLSCAGPRGRALCEALPLARGVGPRLQTLALHGFLLEDELALCALLGCCPNLRDFSAELLPPPRGRPDAEPPEEPPRWDTELLPRGLPRLRSFSLALPGPVPAPHGLLLRATLASLLCRSPRLQSLRLLGIALPLDSVFETVLTAPGPPLQELQELSLVESRVSGRTVRLLLASDGRLRRLDVSRCRDVHRRDYDGFLQAVRKQRLDLDIAWE
- the LOC107056277 gene encoding retinol dehydrogenase 12 isoform X1; its protein translation is MPPGPAAGCCPEQCCISGLGNFYPAPMCSACCHWVLHTADGLCVLLMGTTGMAPAGAAVKLCAHCAAMLGSTAGQDCCRAVWWPWQHLAAAVPQLWSSLWLQWSRKHRRCMPLEGNTTGADRRSRRGPWEELCPHPQDGTSSGVCTAGMERAGGTHPLQPWGASPAGSGHMAMELPSFCSHPLWFVLALLLGMLLWATRRRAWDPRKCPTDLTGKTVIVTGANSGIGKCVAMDLARRNARTILACRSRERGQAAAEEIRAATGNPNVVLRLLDSSSLASVRAFAREVLREEKRLDVLVNNAGVTGLPFALTPEGLERTFATNYLGPFLLTNLLLDLMKASAPARIVTVSSFRHSAGTADCRFLTGRARPNSFDHIYNSTKLMNVLHTAEMAQRLQGTGVTANSLNPGVVSTGIMRNFSLVVRGLFFLISPFIKSAEQGAVSTIYCAVSEEVSGISGKYFDSDCSLTLPSAAARDAGLARKLWEESERLTGLSS
- the LOC107056277 gene encoding retinol dehydrogenase 12 isoform X3; translated protein: MYMEKSGSVGHARCRKHRRCMPLEGNTTGADRRSRRGPWEELCPHPQDGTSSGVCTAGMERAGGTHPLQPWGASPAGSGHMAMELPSFCSHPLWFVLALLLGMLLWATRRRAWDPRKCPTDLTGKTVIVTGANSGIGKCVAMDLARRNARTILACRSRERGQAAAEEIRAATGNPNVVLRLLDSSSLASVRAFAREVLREEKRLDVLVNNAGVTGLPFALTPEGLERTFATNYLGPFLLTNLLLDLMKASAPARIVTVSSFRHSAGTADCRFLTGRARPNSFDHIYNSTKLMNVLHTAEMAQRLQGTGVTANSLNPGVVSTGIMRNFSLVVRGLFFLISPFIKSAEQGAVSTIYCAVSEEVSGISGKYFDSDCSLTLPSAAARDAGLARKLWEESERLTGLSS
- the LOC107056277 gene encoding retinol dehydrogenase 12 isoform X2, yielding MELPSFCSHPLWFVLALLLGMLLWATRRRAWDPRKCPTDLTGKTVIVTGANSGIGKCVAMDLARRNARTILACRSRERGQAAAEEIRAATGNPNVVLRLLDSSSLASVRAFAREVLREEKRLDVLVNNAGVTGLPFALTPEGLERTFATNYLGPFLLTNLLLDLMKASAPARIVTVSSFRHSAGTADCRFLTGRARPNSFDHIYNSTKLMNVLHTAEMAQRLQGTGVTANSLNPGVVSTGIMRNFSLVVRGLFFLISPFIKSAEQGAVSTIYCAVSEEVSGISGKYFDSDCSLTLPSAAARDAGLARKLWEESERLTGLSS
- the C4H2orf81 gene encoding uncharacterized protein C2orf81 homolog isoform X1, whose protein sequence is METAAPSDDVKERRAETTPSQSAEIRDRRCRGDRDAVRRGGAMASRERAAVPRQRGDKTRTPSAAPPDAVPGRLCEAQWLSVLAAEERDDAVGDVVAELLGAVAERCFRAELSRQCAPFAVDWARAELLQAVAWRFLVRDEGDAAPEAAGAWREDEEPLPCADDAWAEGAVPVLPACPTPAHGEVSGTGTDAVPSEAEGGSVSAPPPSTVGSGRGARCSPALRRSIGRLPYASPAAGPAQPRHSTAPAPACHQTPEVTGVGGGQ